One part of the Parabacteroides sp. FAFU027 genome encodes these proteins:
- a CDS encoding S41 family peptidase, translated as MKKIICLLFAVIMLSCIKEPDYSNTPKGNFEALWHLMDERYCFFTYKNINWDSIHNVYAKRINDNMNEEQLFEVLSKMLNELKDGHVNLYASFDVSRYWAWFEKYAPNFNDSIVKNNYLGTDYKIASGIDYKVLDDNVGYMYYESFADAVGEGNLDQIISKFSICNGIIIDVRNNGGGDLTNVNVIASRFINERKLVGYISHKTGKGHDDFSPLFPKYLDATTRLRYQKPVIVLTNRQCYSAANDFISVMKQLPNVTIMGDRTGGGSGLPFHSELPNGWSIRFSASPMYDADKTQTEFGIDPDVNVQIKRSDTLKGLDTIIEEARKLIAEKAKQSL; from the coding sequence ATGAAGAAGATAATTTGCTTACTGTTTGCCGTAATCATGCTTTCCTGCATCAAGGAGCCTGATTATTCGAATACCCCAAAGGGAAACTTTGAGGCGCTCTGGCACCTGATGGATGAACGGTATTGCTTTTTTACATATAAGAACATCAACTGGGATAGCATCCATAATGTCTATGCAAAGCGAATCAACGACAATATGAATGAGGAACAGTTGTTTGAGGTGTTGTCGAAGATGCTCAACGAGCTGAAGGATGGTCACGTCAATCTGTATGCGTCGTTTGATGTCTCCCGCTACTGGGCCTGGTTTGAGAAATATGCGCCCAACTTCAACGATAGCATTGTCAAGAATAATTATCTGGGAACCGACTATAAGATAGCCTCGGGGATTGATTACAAAGTGCTCGATGACAATGTCGGGTACATGTATTATGAGAGTTTTGCCGATGCGGTGGGTGAAGGGAATCTGGATCAGATAATCTCTAAATTCAGCATCTGTAACGGGATTATTATTGATGTGCGGAATAATGGGGGAGGTGATTTGACGAATGTCAATGTGATTGCTTCCCGATTTATCAATGAACGGAAACTGGTCGGTTATATCTCCCACAAAACCGGAAAAGGTCACGACGACTTTTCTCCTCTGTTTCCCAAATACCTCGATGCAACTACACGCTTGCGATACCAGAAGCCGGTTATTGTATTGACAAACCGGCAATGTTACAGTGCAGCGAATGACTTCATCAGTGTAATGAAGCAACTCCCCAACGTAACCATCATGGGTGATCGTACAGGAGGGGGCAGCGGTCTGCCTTTCCACTCTGAACTGCCCAATGGATGGTCCATCCGTTTCTCTGCTTCCCCGATGTATGATGCGGATAAAACACAGACAGAGTTTGGAATTGATCCTGACGTAAATGTGCAGATAAAAAGAAGCGATACACTGAAAGGACTGGATACCATTATTGAGGAAGCCCGGAAACTGATTGCCGAAAAGGCAAAACAATCGTTGTAA
- a CDS encoding DNA gyrase/topoisomerase IV subunit A: protein MSDEILDNLPEEEPIENEAVENEDTASDSSAHSKYRVPEKTVEGLKYHLSGMYQSWFLDYASYVILERAVPHINDGLKPVQRRILHSMKRLDDGRYNKVANIIGHTMQFHPHGDASIGDALVQLGQKDILVDCQGNWGNILTGDGAAAPRYIEARLSKFALDVVFNPKTTDWKLSYDGRNKEPITLPVKFPLLLAQGVEGIAVGLSSKILPHNFNELIEASISYLKGESFQIYPDFQTGGYIDVWKYNDGERGGSVKVRSKIEKRDNKTLAITEIPYGKTTSSLIDSILKATDKGKIKIRKVDDNTAKDVEILVHLQPGVSSDKTIDALYAFTDCEVSISPNCCVISDNRPHFLTVSTVLKHNTDHTLLLLRSELEIEKNELQEHLHFASLEKIFIEERIYKDKEFENSRSMDEAIAHIDKRLEPFKPNFIREVTSDDILRLMEIKMGRILKFNSDKAEEHIANILQQIETIDHHLAHIVDYTIAWYQKLKDKYGKFFPRMTEIRSFDTIVATKVVEANEKLYINREEGFLGTSLRKDEFVCNCSDIDDIILFYKDGKYKIVKVADKLFVGKGVIHVNVFKKNDKRTIYNAVYQDGKGGAYYFKRFAATGLTRDKEYDMSQGKPGSKVLYFTANPNGEAEVIRIVLKPNPRLRKTVFEEDFSKLAIKGRQSMGNVLTKNEIFRITLKIRGGSTLGGRQVWFDWDVFRLNYDGRGEHLGEFHSDDLILVVLKNGEYYTSNFDAGNHYESNIQRIEKFDPNKVWSVALFDADQGYPYIKRFSFEASAKKQSFLGENPKSELWLLTDETYPRFEVLFGGSDNFRDPLEIDVEEFIGVKSFRAKGKRISTFAIDKVTELEPTRFPEPEEESIDSDEPDENVKPTDLPDESDNEIIDEITGQKRLF, encoded by the coding sequence ATGTCAGACGAAATCCTGGACAACCTTCCCGAAGAAGAACCTATTGAAAACGAAGCAGTGGAGAACGAAGACACGGCTTCCGATTCATCCGCTCATTCCAAATACAGAGTTCCCGAGAAAACCGTGGAGGGGCTTAAATACCATCTCTCCGGTATGTATCAAAGCTGGTTTCTGGACTATGCATCATACGTAATTCTGGAACGTGCCGTGCCGCACATCAATGATGGACTAAAGCCCGTACAGCGACGTATCCTTCACTCGATGAAGCGACTCGACGACGGCCGCTACAACAAGGTGGCGAACATCATTGGTCATACCATGCAGTTTCACCCGCACGGTGATGCTTCTATCGGCGATGCGTTGGTGCAACTCGGACAAAAGGATATTCTGGTGGATTGCCAGGGAAACTGGGGTAACATCCTGACCGGCGATGGTGCGGCTGCTCCCCGTTACATTGAGGCTCGCCTTTCGAAGTTTGCCCTCGATGTGGTCTTCAATCCCAAAACAACGGACTGGAAACTCTCATACGACGGACGTAACAAGGAGCCGATTACCCTACCGGTGAAATTCCCGTTGCTGCTCGCTCAAGGCGTGGAAGGTATCGCCGTTGGTCTTTCGTCCAAAATTCTGCCGCACAACTTCAACGAATTGATTGAGGCTTCCATTTCCTACCTGAAAGGGGAATCGTTCCAGATTTATCCTGACTTTCAGACGGGAGGTTATATCGATGTATGGAAATACAACGACGGCGAGCGCGGCGGTTCGGTAAAAGTCCGTTCCAAGATAGAGAAACGCGATAACAAAACGCTTGCCATCACAGAGATTCCTTACGGAAAGACAACCTCGTCACTGATTGATTCTATCCTGAAGGCAACGGATAAAGGGAAAATCAAGATCCGCAAGGTGGACGACAATACGGCGAAAGATGTGGAGATTCTGGTGCATCTGCAACCGGGCGTATCGTCTGACAAGACCATTGATGCGCTGTATGCTTTCACCGATTGCGAGGTGAGCATTTCACCAAACTGTTGCGTGATTTCGGATAACAGACCACACTTCCTGACAGTCAGTACCGTATTGAAACACAATACCGACCATACACTGCTTCTACTCCGTAGTGAGCTGGAGATTGAGAAAAACGAATTGCAGGAGCACCTGCACTTTGCATCGCTGGAGAAAATCTTCATTGAGGAGCGCATTTATAAAGATAAAGAATTTGAAAACTCCCGCTCGATGGATGAGGCGATAGCTCACATCGACAAACGATTGGAGCCGTTCAAGCCTAACTTCATCCGCGAGGTAACTTCCGATGATATCCTTCGCCTGATGGAGATTAAGATGGGACGTATCCTGAAATTCAACTCCGACAAGGCGGAAGAGCACATTGCCAATATCCTGCAACAGATCGAAACCATCGATCATCACCTGGCACACATCGTGGACTATACCATCGCCTGGTACCAGAAGCTGAAAGATAAGTACGGCAAATTCTTCCCTCGTATGACCGAAATCCGCAGTTTCGATACCATCGTGGCTACGAAGGTGGTAGAGGCCAACGAAAAGCTTTACATCAACCGTGAGGAGGGCTTCCTTGGTACATCGTTGCGTAAGGATGAGTTTGTCTGCAACTGTTCGGACATCGACGATATTATCCTTTTCTATAAGGATGGAAAATACAAAATCGTGAAAGTCGCCGACAAGCTCTTTGTGGGCAAAGGAGTGATTCACGTCAATGTGTTCAAGAAAAACGATAAACGCACCATTTACAATGCCGTTTACCAGGACGGCAAAGGTGGAGCATATTACTTCAAACGTTTTGCTGCAACCGGCCTCACCCGCGATAAGGAGTACGATATGTCGCAAGGCAAACCGGGATCGAAAGTGCTTTACTTCACCGCCAACCCGAACGGGGAAGCTGAGGTAATCCGCATTGTCCTGAAACCGAATCCGAGACTGCGCAAGACAGTATTCGAAGAAGACTTCAGTAAGCTGGCCATCAAAGGTCGCCAGTCGATGGGGAATGTGTTGACCAAGAACGAAATCTTCCGCATTACATTGAAGATCCGTGGCGGTTCCACGTTGGGTGGACGTCAGGTGTGGTTTGACTGGGATGTCTTCCGCCTCAATTACGATGGACGCGGCGAGCATCTGGGAGAATTCCACAGCGACGATCTTATCCTGGTGGTGCTCAAAAACGGAGAGTATTATACTTCAAACTTCGATGCGGGTAATCACTACGAATCGAATATACAGCGCATTGAGAAGTTTGACCCGAATAAAGTGTGGTCCGTTGCATTGTTTGATGCCGACCAGGGTTATCCGTACATCAAACGTTTCAGCTTCGAAGCCTCTGCAAAGAAACAGAGCTTCCTCGGTGAGAATCCTAAATCGGAACTGTGGCTGTTGACTGATGAAACCTATCCGCGCTTCGAAGTGCTCTTCGGGGGAAGTGATAACTTCCGCGATCCGCTTGAGATTGACGTGGAAGAGTTTATCGGCGTGAAGAGCTTCCGGGCAAAAGGAAAACGGATTTCTACCTTTGCCATTGACAAGGTGACTGAACTGGAACCGACCCGTTTCCCCGAACCGGAAGAGGAGTCAATCGATTCAGACGAGCCGGATGAAAATGTAAAGCCGACTGATCTGCCGGATGAATCGGATAATGAGATTATTGATGAAATTACCGGTCAGAAAAGACTTTTCTAA
- a CDS encoding REP-associated tyrosine transposase, with amino-acid sequence MNIANCITGEVWFVTDTVVDWVDIFTRPRYKHIIMDSLRYCQAEKGLIIYAWVLMSNHLHMIVGSEGDDKVSDIMRDFKKFTSKEILRTLQTDPQESRREWMLNRFEYAGRNDKKIKNYRFWQEGNDHQEIFLVDYFDQKLNYIHNNPVTAELVNRPEDYRYSSAIDYAGSSGLLKVMVV; translated from the coding sequence ATGAACATTGCAAACTGTATCACCGGAGAAGTCTGGTTCGTGACAGACACCGTGGTCGACTGGGTGGATATATTTACCCGACCGAGGTATAAGCATATTATCATGGATTCATTACGGTATTGCCAGGCTGAAAAGGGATTGATCATTTATGCGTGGGTGCTGATGTCGAATCATTTGCATATGATTGTCGGCTCGGAAGGCGATGATAAAGTGTCGGATATAATGCGGGATTTCAAGAAGTTTACGAGCAAGGAAATTCTTCGTACCTTGCAGACGGATCCACAGGAAAGTAGGCGGGAGTGGATGCTTAATCGCTTCGAATACGCCGGTCGTAACGATAAGAAGATCAAGAACTATCGTTTCTGGCAGGAAGGGAATGATCATCAGGAGATATTTCTTGTCGATTATTTTGATCAGAAGCTCAATTATATCCATAATAATCCCGTTACGGCTGAACTGGTCAATCGCCCCGAAGATTACCGGTATAGCTCTGCGATTGATTACGCGGGAAGCTCGGGATTGCTGAAAGTGATGGTGGTTTAG
- a CDS encoding DUF4253 domain-containing protein: protein MSEWKAKYGLIIIGCSGDWLQIEFDKLPTDLDAFAKEVYEFCPDSVDQGVGTIDKLKQTIKEMKGVWLWWD from the coding sequence ATATCTGAATGGAAAGCGAAGTATGGATTAATCATAATAGGTTGTAGTGGAGATTGGCTTCAAATAGAATTTGACAAATTACCAACAGATTTAGACGCATTTGCAAAAGAAGTATATGAATTTTGTCCGGATTCTGTTGATCAAGGAGTAGGAACAATAGATAAACTAAAACAAACAATTAAGGAGATGAAAGGTGTTTGGTTGTGGTGGGATTAA
- a CDS encoding tetratricopeptide repeat protein gives MKKFFLLPLACISICAFEANAQAKDTIPASGNEIIKKGIELNDNGKYDEAIRMFGRVSPCDPDYAWACYETALTYSNSDKAEPAYLKCLEAESLNPNDPNTATLKGNLLDDMGKTGEAIQWLNAAYKRWPYNQRLIFNLAVCYLNNNDPQKAEELLITGLKYNPYHSSSHMALAKANYIMGRKAQAFLAYNMGVLLNTSNRNISSFEKAVTGENDSISHPYQYSYPKDLKHEKWDELTGLLNSELAFKNDFPYNFKINYITTRQSLMLFRKMAFEGNDPSFYNQCYVRFFADLMKENDFETYTYYFFQNTEDKTVTDWIKKNKKQYDRFVARSKQKLNNWREYGFSTDNEQKQIKQYHFDDNGDLESLGMLKEGNKPSKEGHWVVVNDEGGRSEEGVYKEDKIEGKWLLFWEQGPVKQDLNYKNDELDGQNITYHPNGVKSGIYPRLNGKREGMEEEYTSCGKLLFRHPYKNDKSEGTLLEVEYGDGLQRETAYKNGKKEGPCTEKWLSGGLKTEAFYKDSLLEGSVKRWYANGKPESVFNHKADKATGKFVTYHANGVKKLEGEYDESGELTGTYREYDRNGKLLSLSESYKAGKLTGVQTFYFPDGAKQGILNYKEDEIMQLEWFDKSGKKLYAATNQNGELPFKSYYPDGSLRQEGVYRKGKKEGNWKTYTPAGVVLEEENWKDGMQSGSQKGYFYDGSIKTAYSCDSNRVVGPYNLYYANGHLRAHGYYDKEGYTGESLSYYSNDSLQSRGFYKDNHLVGRRMSYSPSGKLLLEERFNRNGEQTEEIYFDLQGKVSDDLKFEYDSLNYIQHYPNGKVKAKISICDNERNGIQETYYPNGKLKSRQHYLFGKEQGLSTNWDYHGVKSDEQNYIMNEPEGVHYSFENGKPDFKTIYENGKEQGLYQEFYPNGKVFRQINFEDGERQGNTDYFAPDSTWMFSLHYFKQNLTGISYRDNKNNLLKEQPISQFNSDLLCYYPNGKLSAKVPLKKGIFDGVNVNYYPNGNVMRERTFVNDALNGTNKYYYASGKLKETSEYRNDNRNGHYVSYFENGQKEMEGEYLADKKSGKWLVYDKTGKLTETLFYENDEIYDIR, from the coding sequence ATGAAGAAGTTTTTTCTGCTTCCATTAGCCTGTATTTCCATTTGCGCGTTTGAGGCAAATGCACAGGCGAAGGACACCATTCCGGCTTCCGGCAATGAAATCATCAAGAAAGGTATTGAGCTGAACGACAACGGCAAGTATGACGAAGCCATCCGGATGTTTGGCCGGGTGAGTCCGTGTGATCCCGACTATGCGTGGGCCTGCTACGAAACAGCCCTTACCTACAGTAATTCCGACAAGGCGGAACCGGCTTACCTGAAATGCCTTGAAGCGGAATCCCTCAACCCCAACGATCCCAACACAGCTACTCTTAAAGGGAATCTGCTTGATGATATGGGCAAGACCGGGGAAGCGATTCAATGGCTGAATGCTGCCTATAAGCGCTGGCCATACAATCAACGGTTGATCTTTAACCTGGCTGTATGTTACCTCAATAATAATGATCCGCAAAAAGCCGAAGAGCTTCTCATCACCGGCTTGAAATACAATCCTTACCACTCCTCTTCACACATGGCGCTGGCCAAGGCCAACTATATCATGGGGCGCAAAGCGCAGGCTTTTCTGGCTTATAACATGGGGGTACTGTTAAATACTTCAAACCGGAATATATCGAGCTTCGAAAAGGCGGTAACCGGAGAAAACGACTCCATCTCTCATCCTTATCAATATAGCTATCCGAAAGATCTTAAACATGAAAAATGGGATGAGCTGACCGGATTGCTTAATTCGGAACTGGCCTTCAAGAATGACTTTCCTTATAACTTTAAGATCAACTATATCACCACGCGACAGTCGCTGATGTTGTTTCGCAAAATGGCATTCGAGGGGAATGACCCTTCGTTTTACAACCAGTGTTACGTGCGCTTCTTCGCGGATTTGATGAAGGAGAATGATTTTGAGACTTACACCTATTACTTCTTCCAGAATACGGAGGATAAAACCGTCACTGACTGGATCAAGAAAAACAAGAAACAGTATGATCGGTTTGTAGCACGTTCGAAACAGAAACTGAACAACTGGCGCGAATATGGATTCTCTACGGATAATGAGCAGAAACAGATCAAGCAATATCATTTCGATGATAACGGCGATCTGGAAAGCCTGGGTATGCTCAAAGAGGGAAACAAACCTTCCAAAGAAGGTCATTGGGTAGTGGTCAACGATGAAGGCGGCCGTTCAGAGGAAGGCGTCTATAAAGAGGACAAAATAGAAGGAAAGTGGCTTCTCTTTTGGGAGCAGGGTCCGGTCAAGCAAGATCTGAATTATAAAAACGATGAGCTGGACGGACAAAATATCACCTATCATCCCAATGGGGTGAAATCGGGTATTTATCCACGCCTCAACGGAAAACGGGAAGGTATGGAGGAAGAATATACCTCGTGCGGCAAGTTGCTTTTCCGCCATCCGTATAAGAATGACAAGAGCGAAGGAACCCTGCTTGAGGTAGAATATGGCGACGGACTCCAACGCGAAACCGCATATAAGAATGGTAAGAAAGAGGGTCCTTGTACCGAGAAATGGTTAAGCGGAGGCCTCAAAACCGAAGCATTCTATAAAGACAGTTTACTGGAAGGTTCCGTGAAAAGATGGTATGCCAATGGCAAACCGGAATCTGTCTTCAATCACAAAGCAGATAAAGCAACGGGGAAATTTGTGACTTATCATGCCAACGGAGTGAAAAAACTGGAAGGGGAGTATGATGAGTCGGGAGAACTGACCGGAACATATCGCGAATATGACCGTAACGGAAAACTTCTTTCGCTTTCTGAAAGCTACAAAGCCGGAAAACTGACCGGCGTCCAGACTTTCTATTTCCCTGATGGGGCTAAACAAGGCATTCTCAATTACAAGGAGGATGAGATTATGCAGCTGGAATGGTTTGACAAAAGCGGTAAGAAATTATATGCGGCAACAAACCAGAACGGCGAGCTGCCTTTCAAATCTTATTATCCGGATGGCTCTCTAAGACAAGAGGGCGTTTACAGAAAAGGGAAAAAAGAGGGCAACTGGAAAACATACACGCCTGCCGGTGTTGTGCTTGAAGAGGAAAACTGGAAAGATGGCATGCAATCGGGAAGTCAGAAAGGTTACTTCTACGATGGTTCAATAAAGACGGCATATAGCTGTGACAGTAACCGGGTTGTCGGCCCTTACAACCTCTATTATGCTAACGGCCACCTCAGAGCGCATGGTTATTACGACAAAGAGGGATATACCGGAGAGTCTCTCTCTTACTATAGCAACGATTCGCTGCAAAGCCGCGGATTTTACAAGGACAATCATCTGGTGGGTCGCCGTATGAGTTATAGCCCTTCAGGCAAACTGTTGCTCGAAGAACGGTTTAACCGTAATGGAGAGCAAACCGAAGAGATTTACTTTGACCTTCAGGGTAAAGTGAGTGACGATCTGAAGTTTGAATACGACTCCCTCAACTACATCCAGCACTATCCGAATGGAAAGGTGAAAGCTAAAATCTCCATTTGTGACAACGAGCGAAACGGTATCCAGGAGACCTATTATCCGAATGGAAAATTGAAAAGCCGCCAGCATTACCTCTTTGGCAAAGAGCAGGGATTGTCAACCAATTGGGATTACCACGGTGTAAAGAGCGACGAGCAAAACTATATCATGAATGAGCCGGAAGGTGTGCACTATTCTTTTGAAAACGGGAAACCGGATTTCAAAACGATTTATGAAAACGGAAAAGAGCAGGGACTTTATCAGGAGTTTTATCCGAATGGCAAGGTATTCCGCCAGATTAACTTTGAAGATGGAGAACGTCAGGGAAATACGGACTACTTCGCACCGGACAGCACCTGGATGTTTAGCCTGCACTATTTCAAACAGAACCTGACCGGCATCTCTTACCGCGATAACAAAAACAATCTGCTGAAAGAGCAACCTATATCTCAATTCAACTCGGATCTGCTTTGCTACTATCCAAACGGAAAACTATCGGCTAAAGTACCGTTGAAAAAAGGAATATTCGATGGTGTGAATGTCAACTATTATCCGAATGGTAATGTGATGCGCGAACGCACTTTTGTCAACGATGCGCTGAACGGTACAAACAAATATTATTATGCTTCAGGTAAACTGAAAGAGACCAGCGAATACCGGAACGACAACCGCAACGGTCATTACGTCTCTTATTTTGAAAACGGACAGAAAGAGATGGAGGGTGAATACCTGGCGGATAAGAAGAGCGGCAAATGGCTGGTGTATGACAAGACCGGAAAGCTAACCGAAACACTATTCTATGAAAATGACGAGATCTATGATATCCGATAA
- a CDS encoding DUF3316 domain-containing protein, which yields MTYYRICLAILLTVCLSRTSYSQESENGKLQTRTLLFGLGQSSVIETYLSPYKYTGINYRLDFSLDKDSKDGLVTWQHDINLDYAHASNYSDRGLYHTAFLDYTFSYLRKVVSTDKFHAKIGLAPDFLLGVVYNNRNDNNPAEAKVNLNLDFAGRLDYRFRWKQTPILLSYDLRMPVLGAGFSPDYGQSYYEIFELGNRSNIVHLLSLHNQWTFNNKLTMELPVGKYSLKFGYLFNLYQTRISNIETSVMNHNLLIGISGDILHLSRKKHLQGKSF from the coding sequence ATGACCTACTATAGAATCTGTTTAGCGATACTTCTAACCGTTTGCCTCTCGCGGACTTCTTATTCGCAAGAGAGTGAAAACGGGAAATTGCAGACCCGGACATTGCTGTTTGGCCTTGGTCAAAGTTCTGTCATCGAAACCTATCTGAGTCCGTATAAATACACGGGAATAAACTACAGGCTTGATTTTAGTCTGGATAAGGATAGTAAAGACGGGTTGGTTACCTGGCAGCACGACATTAATCTGGATTATGCCCACGCCAGCAACTATTCTGACCGCGGACTCTATCACACCGCTTTTCTGGATTACACCTTCTCTTATTTACGAAAAGTCGTTTCAACCGATAAGTTTCATGCAAAAATCGGACTGGCTCCTGACTTCCTTTTGGGTGTTGTTTATAATAACCGAAACGATAACAATCCGGCCGAAGCCAAGGTAAATCTCAATCTGGATTTTGCCGGCAGGTTGGATTATCGCTTCCGGTGGAAACAAACTCCCATTTTGCTGAGCTATGATTTAAGAATGCCGGTTCTGGGTGCAGGATTCTCTCCGGATTACGGACAATCGTACTATGAGATATTTGAATTGGGCAACCGTTCGAATATTGTTCACCTGCTCTCCCTGCATAACCAATGGACGTTTAATAACAAGCTGACGATGGAACTACCCGTTGGAAAGTATTCGCTGAAGTTCGGTTATTTGTTTAATCTGTATCAGACCCGCATCAGCAACATCGAGACATCAGTGATGAACCATAATCTGCTGATTGGCATTTCCGGAGATATTTTACATCTGAGTCGCAAGAAACATTTGCAGGGAAAATCGTTCTAA
- a CDS encoding polysaccharide lyase family 1 protein — MKLQSIKTAVLGISLLLGGNAIAQKKVTAFPGAEGFGKYTTGGRGGKAVYVTNLDDDGPGSLRQALKTKGPHTVLFKVSGTIYLKTKLNISSGDVTIAGQSAPGDGICIAGAPTSISADNVIVRYLRFRMGDLNAIEDDAFGGRFHKNIIIDHCSMSWSTDECGSFYGNENFTLQWSILSESLKMSVHHKGAHGYGGIWGGKNATFHHNLLAHHDSRNPRLDHPGITQITGITDLRNNVIYNWGGNSTYGGETHVANVVNNYYKPGPATPDSRKKYFFNPSNETGGKATGFGKFYVSGNILEGNNAINQDNHKGIKPQSPVSLDSILFTKPLDNAGIKTETAQQAFESVLKSAGANLHRDPVDARVVDEVRTGKAPFGTNGHINSQKDVGGWPELKSTAAPIDSDNDGMPDSWEIKNKLNPKDPSDGAKSSLDKQYTNLEVYLNSLVK, encoded by the coding sequence ATGAAACTACAATCCATTAAAACTGCAGTATTGGGTATTTCGCTCCTGTTGGGAGGAAATGCGATTGCGCAGAAAAAGGTTACGGCTTTTCCCGGAGCGGAAGGCTTTGGTAAATATACCACAGGCGGACGTGGCGGCAAGGCAGTCTATGTCACCAATCTGGACGACGATGGCCCGGGCTCACTTCGCCAGGCGCTAAAAACAAAAGGTCCGCACACGGTTCTATTCAAGGTATCGGGTACCATTTACCTGAAAACAAAACTCAATATCAGCAGCGGAGATGTGACCATCGCCGGACAATCGGCTCCGGGTGACGGTATCTGTATCGCTGGCGCACCTACTTCCATCAGTGCTGACAATGTCATTGTCCGTTACCTGCGCTTCCGTATGGGTGATTTGAATGCCATAGAGGATGATGCTTTCGGAGGCCGTTTTCACAAAAATATCATCATCGACCATTGCTCGATGAGCTGGAGTACAGATGAATGCGGCTCATTTTATGGTAATGAAAACTTTACACTACAATGGAGCATCCTCTCCGAAAGCCTGAAGATGAGTGTCCATCACAAAGGCGCGCACGGTTATGGCGGTATCTGGGGTGGAAAGAATGCAACTTTTCACCACAATCTGCTGGCACACCACGATAGCCGCAATCCGCGACTCGATCACCCGGGCATTACGCAAATCACCGGCATTACAGACCTGCGCAACAATGTCATCTACAACTGGGGAGGAAACAGTACTTATGGTGGTGAGACTCACGTAGCCAATGTAGTCAACAACTACTACAAACCCGGACCCGCTACTCCGGATAGCCGTAAGAAGTACTTCTTCAATCCTTCGAATGAGACCGGTGGTAAGGCAACTGGCTTTGGAAAATTCTATGTTTCGGGAAATATTCTGGAAGGGAATAACGCCATCAATCAGGATAACCACAAAGGCATAAAACCTCAATCACCCGTCAGCCTTGACTCTATCCTGTTTACCAAACCGCTGGATAATGCCGGTATAAAAACCGAAACGGCTCAGCAAGCCTTCGAATCGGTTCTGAAGAGTGCGGGGGCGAATCTGCACCGGGATCCGGTAGATGCCCGTGTCGTGGATGAAGTGCGTACAGGCAAGGCTCCTTTCGGAACTAACGGACATATCAATTCACAAAAAGATGTGGGCGGATGGCCGGAACTGAAAAGCACGGCAGCTCCTATTGACAGTGACAACGACGGCATGCCAGACAGTTGGGAAATCAAAAATAAGCTCAATCCGAAAGATCCGTCAGATGGAGCAAAATCAAGTCTTGACAAACAATATACAAACCTTGAGGTTTACCTCAATTCTCTGGTTAAATAA